The following proteins come from a genomic window of Paenibacillus spongiae:
- a CDS encoding Rieske (2Fe-2S) protein encodes MNERLDWIQACKLEDLQEKGVIVAKGAIAVFYYEGRVHAVDNRCPHLGFPLHKGSLCEGILTCHWHHARFDICSGGTLDPWADDVPSHEVMVDNETVWVNPKPSNGGGVQSLIDRLKAGLEQNIGIVIAKAVVGLIEAGVPESEIARIGILFGTRNGPGWHSGLTILTAMARVVPKLDKAGKILALYQGLVHVARNSAGREARHLLGELPSVGVPAERLAQWYRNCIEVRDTQGAEKVLLTAVHQGSSMEQLANMMLVAATDHFYLDGGHVFDFHNKAFEAVELVGEEHTKDVLASLVPMMGRASRSEEQHQWQSPINLVKPIEQALEELAKGLPPEHTEPASEEDVLRQLLSDEPLQTISMMKNLLLGGMPPSQLAQLIALAAADRIVRFHVQNDFGDWIAVLHTFTYAHAVHQRLDQSAEPLLNRALFHGAMRIYLDRFLNVPAAARPKQLSAAPSMDTEELLPLLDQRQQVAPAAQWVCEYVNRGGSVDVLWNTLGHILLREDADFHTFQLYEASVMEYEEWNSRDDAFAVSAKETLLLACTRYLAAHAPTARELPHTARIAWRLHRGERLFEE; translated from the coding sequence ATGAACGAACGTTTGGACTGGATACAAGCTTGCAAGCTGGAGGATCTCCAGGAGAAAGGCGTTATCGTTGCCAAAGGTGCCATTGCCGTCTTCTATTATGAAGGCCGCGTCCATGCCGTCGACAACCGCTGTCCGCATCTTGGATTTCCGCTGCACAAGGGCAGCTTGTGCGAAGGGATATTAACGTGTCATTGGCATCATGCCAGGTTTGATATTTGCAGCGGCGGAACACTCGATCCGTGGGCGGATGATGTGCCGTCTCATGAAGTGATGGTGGACAATGAGACGGTGTGGGTTAATCCGAAGCCGAGTAACGGTGGAGGCGTTCAAAGCCTGATCGACCGATTGAAGGCCGGACTGGAACAGAACATCGGAATCGTTATAGCCAAGGCGGTTGTCGGTCTGATCGAGGCGGGTGTGCCGGAATCGGAAATTGCTCGAATCGGAATCTTATTTGGAACCCGTAACGGACCGGGCTGGCATTCGGGATTAACGATTCTGACGGCTATGGCGCGGGTTGTCCCGAAGCTGGACAAAGCAGGCAAGATACTCGCTCTCTATCAGGGGCTGGTGCATGTTGCCAGAAACAGCGCGGGCCGGGAAGCCCGCCATCTGTTGGGTGAATTGCCTTCTGTCGGCGTGCCGGCTGAACGGCTCGCCCAATGGTATCGCAATTGTATCGAGGTAAGGGACACCCAAGGCGCGGAGAAGGTGCTGCTAACAGCCGTTCATCAAGGCTCCAGTATGGAACAGCTCGCCAATATGATGCTTGTCGCTGCGACCGACCATTTTTATTTGGACGGCGGGCATGTTTTCGATTTTCATAATAAGGCGTTCGAAGCCGTTGAGCTTGTAGGGGAAGAGCACACGAAAGACGTGCTGGCATCCCTTGTTCCCATGATGGGCCGAGCGTCGAGAAGCGAGGAGCAGCATCAGTGGCAGTCTCCGATCAATTTGGTCAAGCCTATCGAGCAAGCATTGGAGGAATTGGCGAAGGGCTTGCCTCCGGAGCATACGGAGCCTGCCTCCGAGGAGGATGTTCTTCGGCAGCTGTTAAGTGATGAACCGCTTCAAACCATCTCTATGATGAAGAATTTGCTGCTAGGGGGCATGCCGCCCTCGCAATTGGCGCAGTTAATCGCATTGGCCGCAGCGGACCGCATCGTTCGTTTTCATGTCCAGAACGATTTCGGCGATTGGATTGCCGTATTGCATACGTTTACGTATGCTCATGCCGTACACCAAAGACTGGATCAATCGGCTGAACCATTGCTAAACCGCGCTCTCTTCCACGGTGCGATGCGGATCTATCTCGACCGGTTCTTGAATGTCCCGGCTGCCGCACGACCCAAGCAGCTGTCCGCAGCGCCATCCATGGATACGGAAGAGCTGCTTCCTTTGCTGGATCAGCGCCAACAGGTCGCCCCCGCTGCACAGTGGGTCTGCGAGTATGTAAATCGCGGCGGATCGGTAGATGTATTGTGGAATACACTCGGCCATATTTTGCTCAGGGAGGATGCAGACTTCCATACGTTTCAGTTGTATGAAGCGTCTGTTATGGAGTACGAGGAATGGAATTCGCGGGATGATGCATTCGCCGTAAGCGCGAAAGAAACGCTGCTGCTCGCTTGCACCCGTTATTTGGCTGCTCATGCTCCGACGGCAAGAGAGCTTCCTCACACAGCGCGTATCGCATGGAGGCTGCACCGGGGAGAACGGCTGTTTGAAGAATAA
- a CDS encoding serine hydrolase domain-containing protein, whose amino-acid sequence MTVNQLPRSRPEEQGISSHGIAGFLEAVHEKGIELHSFMLVRNGYVVSEGWWAPYAAQFPHLLFSLSKSFTSTAIGMAVAEGRIALTDRVISYFPEELPEDISAHLANMQVRHLLMMGTGHAQDPTDKVRTNPNGNWAANFLAEPVEHEPGTHFVYNSAATYMLSAILSKVTGQSLLEYLQPRLLDPLGIEGATWESCPQGINVGGWGLSVRTEDIAKFGLLYLNKGIWNGKRLLSPEWVEEATSKQISNGDGGESDWTQGYGYQIWRCRHDSYRGDGAFGQFCIVMPEQDAVIAITGGTNELQDVVNLVWEHLLPAMKPDSLPIDEAVCRELDERIQQLSLSPVLQSTSSQREEVINNLTYSLDENRNQLNSVSFRFEPCEVSVSISGNSVEDVIRVGRGTWVENMTRSARIAACFNWLDPDTLELTLRFIEQPFSQITRCKFEGANLVLEQSVNVSWGPIESVPIHGKAAQFHS is encoded by the coding sequence ATGACAGTAAATCAACTTCCAAGGAGCCGCCCTGAAGAGCAGGGCATCTCATCGCACGGAATTGCCGGATTTCTGGAGGCTGTACATGAGAAGGGGATCGAGCTTCATAGTTTTATGCTGGTAAGGAACGGCTATGTCGTATCTGAGGGGTGGTGGGCGCCATACGCAGCCCAGTTTCCTCATCTGCTGTTCTCACTTAGCAAGAGTTTTACGTCGACGGCTATCGGAATGGCGGTTGCCGAAGGGCGGATTGCTCTGACGGATCGCGTCATTTCCTACTTTCCAGAAGAATTGCCGGAGGACATCTCGGCTCACCTGGCCAATATGCAGGTCCGTCATCTGCTGATGATGGGCACAGGTCATGCTCAAGATCCGACTGACAAGGTGAGGACGAATCCAAACGGCAATTGGGCGGCAAACTTTCTTGCGGAACCCGTCGAGCATGAACCGGGCACCCATTTTGTGTATAACAGCGCGGCCACGTATATGCTGTCCGCGATACTGAGCAAAGTGACGGGACAGTCCTTGCTCGAATATTTGCAGCCGCGGCTTCTCGATCCCCTTGGCATCGAGGGTGCAACCTGGGAAAGCTGTCCGCAGGGCATAAACGTCGGCGGCTGGGGGTTAAGCGTCCGAACGGAGGATATTGCCAAGTTCGGGCTGTTGTACTTGAACAAAGGCATATGGAACGGGAAACGGCTACTTTCTCCCGAATGGGTAGAAGAAGCCACCTCCAAGCAGATATCGAATGGCGATGGGGGAGAAAGCGATTGGACGCAGGGCTACGGGTATCAGATCTGGCGCTGCAGACATGACAGTTATCGGGGGGATGGCGCATTCGGACAGTTCTGCATCGTCATGCCGGAGCAGGATGCCGTCATTGCGATAACCGGCGGAACGAATGAGCTTCAAGATGTAGTGAACCTTGTATGGGAGCATTTGCTGCCAGCTATGAAGCCGGACTCCCTGCCTATCGATGAGGCAGTCTGCCGTGAGCTGGATGAGCGTATTCAACAGCTATCGCTCTCGCCTGTCCTTCAATCGACGTCTTCTCAACGGGAGGAAGTTATAAACAACCTGACCTACTCACTGGACGAGAATCGGAATCAATTGAATTCGGTCTCGTTCCGATTTGAACCCTGTGAAGTGTCAGTATCGATTAGCGGGAACTCGGTTGAAGACGTGATTCGTGTTGGACGCGGTACATGGGTAGAGAACATGACCCGTTCCGCAAGGATAGCGGCATGCTTCAACTGGCTGGATCCGGATACATTGGAGTTAACGCTGCGATTTATCGAGCAGCCATTCAGCCAAATCACCCGCTGCAAATTCGAAGGGGCGAATCTGGTGCTGGAACAGAGCGTCAATGTCTCTTGGGGCCCGATCGAGTCCGTGCCGATTCACGGCAAGGCCGCTCAATTTCATTCCTGA
- a CDS encoding alpha/beta fold hydrolase, with protein MLETPAVQWGPVTEYPKYVLKQLNYENEPYGGKATRVFAYYAVPHQAVEPLPVMVLVHGGAGKAFPEWAAQWAERGYAAIAMDLFGNGHDGNRMPDGGPAQTDETLFMNLSEDTITQMWSYHAVAAVIRAVSLAASLPETDARRIGLMGISWGGYITEIVSGLDPRPAYAMSAYAAGYFQQGSCWMDILSRMDDSQRSLWNHTFDVSSYIGRSSMPILWATWTNDPCFYLESWSRTHKVAHGEATLRLLKDWDHNYEVPWGTREFFRYADSHARGGPPLPTVLRTGEARNAAWAEFKQTDRIKQAYFLYTADDGSAPSRVWETLPADIDPASYRITSTIPGHARMYCFNLIDEEGYVVSSELREVRSEPILASEDNQL; from the coding sequence ATGTTGGAGACGCCTGCCGTTCAATGGGGGCCGGTCACGGAATATCCGAAGTATGTATTAAAGCAGCTGAATTATGAGAATGAGCCTTACGGCGGAAAAGCTACAAGGGTGTTCGCTTATTATGCGGTTCCACATCAAGCCGTTGAACCGCTGCCGGTCATGGTTCTGGTTCATGGCGGTGCAGGCAAAGCGTTTCCCGAATGGGCCGCTCAATGGGCGGAGCGGGGTTACGCGGCAATCGCAATGGATCTGTTCGGCAATGGACATGATGGCAATCGAATGCCGGATGGCGGTCCAGCCCAGACGGACGAGACCTTGTTTATGAATCTATCCGAGGACACGATAACTCAAATGTGGTCCTATCACGCGGTTGCCGCCGTTATCCGGGCTGTTTCGCTTGCGGCCTCGCTGCCAGAAACGGATGCAAGGCGAATCGGTTTAATGGGGATTTCCTGGGGCGGGTACATAACCGAGATCGTGTCGGGTCTTGACCCGCGTCCTGCGTATGCAATGTCCGCTTACGCGGCCGGATATTTCCAGCAAGGCTCTTGTTGGATGGATATCCTTTCCAGGATGGATGATAGTCAGCGGAGCTTGTGGAATCATACCTTTGATGTCAGCAGCTATATAGGACGGTCGTCGATGCCGATCCTATGGGCGACCTGGACGAACGACCCTTGCTTTTATTTGGAAAGCTGGTCCAGAACACATAAGGTAGCTCATGGTGAAGCAACGCTTCGGTTATTAAAGGACTGGGATCATAATTATGAAGTGCCATGGGGTACCCGTGAGTTCTTCCGATATGCCGATTCACATGCCAGAGGCGGGCCACCGCTGCCGACCGTGCTTCGAACGGGGGAAGCGCGAAACGCAGCATGGGCTGAATTCAAGCAGACGGATCGAATCAAGCAGGCCTACTTCCTGTATACAGCGGATGACGGCAGCGCCCCTTCTCGCGTATGGGAAACCTTGCCGGCGGATATCGATCCGGCATCATACCGCATTACATCAACAATCCCGGGCCATGCGAGAATGTACTGCTTCAATCTTATCGATGAAGAGGGGTACGTTGTCAGTTCAGAATTGCGAGAGGTGCGATCGGAGCCTATACTGGCTTCGGAAGATAATCAGTTGTAA